In one window of Chitinophagales bacterium DNA:
- the topA gene encoding type I DNA topoisomerase: MAKNLLIVESPAKAKTIEKILGSDFQVKSCYGHIRDLEKDDMGIDVNNQYQPRYKVPDEKERVVKELRQLAKKAEEVWLASDEDREGESISWHLAEVLGLDPNTTKRIVFHEITAPAIKKAVQSPRRINMNLVNAQQARRVLDRLVGFELSPVLWRKIGMQRSLSAGRVQSVAVRLIVEREREINQFIAESAYKVDAILEATDINKKNIAFKAEGPAKLGTQEKAQAFLDSCKGANYRVTDVQVKPAKRTPAAPFTTSTLQQEASRKLGYGVSKTMLLAQKLYESGYITYMRTDSVNLSDTARADIEKQISNQFGANYHQPRYYKNKNDNAQEAHEAIRPTYMSNQTVADPDARRLYELIWKRTIASQMSDAVFEKTIAKINISTNNEELTATGEVLKFDGFLKVYFEGRDEDEDDENTEGMLPPLQVGQQLGFREMLATERFSRPPARYTEASLVKKLEELGIGRPSTYAPTISTIIKRNYVEKRDKEGVKRNFRILRLNQAQQVEVAMEQENTGAEKGKLFPTDLGAVVTDFLKQHFSKVMDYSFTAKIEEEFDEIALGKMQWSNMIDGFYKPFHTNIEHTLETAERAKGERELGVEEATGKRIIARMGRFGPMVQIGEATDEEKPRFAKLKPTQSIETITMEEAMQLFQLPKVLGEYQGQELTVNAGRFGPYIKYGEQFVSIPRNEDPLEVDMDRAVALIQEKQEADAPVGYFNELPVTKGKGRFGPFIKWNDLFINVPRKYDFDNLSQHDLNELIEAKVAKEANRYIQQWPAEKISIENGRWGPFIRFGKNMLKLGKKADGTKYAAEDLANVELDEVKKMIEAQLPNAFNSKAKKAAPKKATAKKAATKKAAPKKKVK; the protein is encoded by the coding sequence ATGGCGAAGAACCTGTTGATTGTAGAGTCACCTGCCAAGGCAAAAACGATTGAAAAAATCCTGGGAAGCGATTTCCAGGTGAAGAGCTGCTATGGCCATATCCGCGATCTGGAGAAGGACGATATGGGCATCGATGTCAACAATCAATATCAGCCCAGGTATAAAGTGCCGGATGAGAAGGAAAGAGTGGTGAAGGAATTGCGCCAATTGGCTAAGAAAGCTGAGGAAGTTTGGTTGGCATCTGATGAGGACCGTGAAGGTGAAAGCATCTCCTGGCACTTAGCCGAAGTGTTGGGCCTGGACCCCAATACCACCAAGCGAATTGTCTTCCATGAAATTACAGCACCTGCCATCAAGAAAGCCGTTCAATCGCCCCGCCGTATCAATATGAATTTGGTGAATGCCCAGCAGGCACGCCGCGTGTTGGATCGTTTGGTGGGTTTTGAACTCAGCCCCGTACTCTGGCGCAAGATTGGTATGCAGCGCAGCCTGAGTGCCGGCCGTGTACAAAGTGTGGCCGTTCGCTTGATTGTTGAAAGAGAAAGAGAGATTAATCAGTTTATTGCTGAAAGCGCGTACAAAGTAGATGCAATTTTAGAAGCCACTGATATCAATAAAAAGAATATCGCCTTCAAAGCTGAAGGTCCGGCCAAATTGGGCACGCAAGAAAAAGCACAGGCTTTTCTGGATAGTTGTAAAGGCGCCAATTACCGCGTAACCGATGTTCAAGTAAAGCCTGCGAAGCGTACACCTGCTGCCCCATTCACTACTTCTACCCTGCAACAGGAAGCGAGTAGAAAACTGGGTTATGGTGTGAGCAAGACCATGTTGTTGGCGCAGAAACTCTACGAGAGCGGTTATATCACGTACATGCGTACAGATAGCGTGAATCTGAGTGATACTGCCCGCGCGGATATTGAAAAGCAGATCAGCAATCAGTTTGGTGCTAACTATCATCAGCCACGTTATTACAAGAACAAGAACGACAATGCACAGGAAGCACACGAAGCCATCCGTCCTACGTACATGAGTAACCAGACTGTGGCCGATCCTGATGCAAGAAGATTATACGAACTGATCTGGAAACGCACGATTGCTTCTCAGATGAGTGATGCGGTGTTTGAAAAGACGATTGCCAAAATCAATATCTCTACCAATAACGAAGAACTCACTGCTACCGGTGAAGTATTAAAATTTGATGGCTTTCTGAAAGTATATTTTGAAGGCAGGGATGAAGATGAGGATGACGAGAACACAGAAGGCATGCTGCCACCATTACAAGTGGGACAACAATTGGGCTTCCGTGAAATGTTAGCCACAGAACGTTTCAGCAGACCACCTGCTCGTTATACAGAAGCATCGCTGGTGAAGAAACTGGAAGAACTGGGTATTGGTCGCCCTTCTACGTATGCGCCAACCATCTCTACCATTATCAAGCGTAATTATGTAGAGAAGCGCGATAAGGAAGGCGTGAAAAGAAATTTCCGCATCCTGCGATTGAATCAAGCACAGCAAGTGGAAGTGGCAATGGAGCAAGAGAATACCGGTGCTGAAAAAGGCAAGCTCTTCCCTACTGATTTAGGTGCTGTGGTAACAGATTTTCTAAAGCAGCATTTCAGCAAAGTAATGGACTATAGTTTCACTGCCAAGATTGAAGAAGAGTTTGATGAGATTGCTTTGGGTAAGATGCAGTGGAGCAATATGATTGATGGTTTCTACAAGCCTTTCCATACCAATATTGAGCATACGCTGGAAACAGCAGAGCGCGCCAAGGGCGAAAGAGAACTGGGTGTAGAAGAAGCTACAGGAAAACGCATCATTGCACGCATGGGCCGCTTTGGTCCGATGGTGCAGATTGGTGAAGCTACCGATGAAGAGAAACCACGCTTTGCCAAATTGAAGCCTACCCAAAGTATTGAAACCATTACCATGGAAGAAGCCATGCAGCTCTTCCAGTTGCCCAAAGTATTGGGCGAATATCAGGGACAGGAATTAACGGTGAATGCCGGCAGATTTGGTCCTTACATTAAGTACGGCGAACAGTTTGTGTCTATCCCACGCAATGAAGATCCATTGGAAGTGGATATGGATCGTGCTGTTGCATTGATTCAGGAGAAGCAAGAAGCAGATGCACCGGTTGGTTATTTCAATGAATTGCCTGTAACAAAAGGTAAAGGCCGTTTTGGTCCATTCATTAAGTGGAATGATTTGTTCATCAATGTGCCGCGCAAATACGATTTTGACAATCTTTCGCAGCACGATTTGAATGAACTGATTGAAGCCAAGGTTGCGAAAGAAGCCAATCGTTATATACAGCAATGGCCTGCAGAAAAAATCTCGATTGAGAATGGCCGTTGGGGACCATTCATTCGCTTTGGTAAAAACATGCTGAAGCTGGGTAAGAAAGCAGATGGTACTAAGTATGCGGCGGAAGACTTAGCCAATGTGGAACTGGATGAAGTGAAGAAAATGATTGAAGCCCAGCTGCCCAATGCATTTAACAGCAAGGCCAAGAAAGCAGCACCGAAAAAAGCTACTGCGAAAAAGGCAGCTACCAAGAAAGCCGCGCCGAAGAAAAAAGTAAAATAA